A stretch of Acidimicrobiales bacterium DNA encodes these proteins:
- the nucS gene encoding endonuclease NucS produces the protein MRLVVAECTVDYDGRLQAHLPAATRLVMVKADGCVAIHADGGAYKPLNWMNAPNRLIEDREEGVWTVTSPKGEVLTITFHDIISDSSHEMGQDPGLQKDGVEAHLQKLLADDPTSIQPGLRLVRREYPTDIGPVDLLCRDEDGIAVAIEVKRRGEIDGVEQLTRYLEFLNRDPMLRPVRGVFVAQEIKPQAKVLATDRAIDWVEVDYGELRGIESPNLKLF, from the coding sequence ATGCGTCTCGTCGTCGCCGAGTGCACCGTCGACTACGACGGGCGCCTCCAGGCCCACCTCCCCGCCGCCACCCGCCTCGTGATGGTGAAGGCCGACGGCTGTGTCGCCATCCACGCCGACGGCGGCGCCTACAAGCCGCTCAACTGGATGAACGCCCCGAACCGGCTCATCGAGGACCGCGAGGAGGGCGTCTGGACGGTCACCAGCCCCAAGGGCGAGGTGCTGACGATCACCTTCCACGACATCATCAGCGACTCGTCGCACGAGATGGGCCAGGACCCCGGGCTCCAGAAGGACGGCGTGGAGGCGCACCTCCAGAAGCTTTTGGCCGACGACCCCACGTCCATCCAGCCGGGCCTGCGCCTCGTGCGCCGCGAGTACCCGACCGACATCGGTCCCGTCGACCTCCTCTGCCGCGACGAGGACGGCATCGCGGTGGCGATCGAGGTGAAGCGGCGGGGCGAGATCGACGGCGTCGAACAGCTGACCCGCTACCTCGAGTTCCTCAATCGGGACCCGATGCTGCGGCCGGTGCGGGGCGTCTTCGTCGCCCAGGAGATCAAGCCGCAGGCGAAGGTTCTGGCCACCGATCGCGCCATCGACTGGGTCGAGGTCGACTATGGCGAGTTGCGCGGTATCGAGTCGCCCAACCTGAAGCTTTTCTAG
- a CDS encoding VanW family protein codes for MRLTVAILAVVALAIVGRFFVDDVIDSADIPRGVVVDGIPVGNTDRDTAAARLGALRADAEVTLTFADQSRTRPLADWGVTLDVDATLDAAEAMRGGGLVRFLRWNAAVLRDRTVDPIWTVDRDLLAAQFDSDDLGIVFETSTIELVDGRFEPVESQTVPLVDVDGLADALLLAVDDPAYAEIAVPSRGEDEILGDSALAAAANTLTDTELTVVLAGQLQAHTFDSATLREWLDVAGANSSGDFRFDADRVHASVAAAFPEIGDPNAPGVQFAMGFDGEPWILGGIPEAECCAADTAARLFEHLLVGPDEPIIVFPSEPEDAQGLNWAHGLGVTEVVGEFTTFYTPNQTRNINIARIAELTRGVVIEPGTTFSVNDFVGRRTRANGFVSAGVISNGVFSSSVGGGISQYATTLFNAAFFAGLDFGEYQSHSIYLDRYPYGREATVSFPAPDLQIRNTTPHAILLWPTTNADSITVRMYGTPYVVGEQTGQTSRSEGAACTRVTTERTRTWLEDGRTETDTVTARYRPEGISCSGASTRPTTTTTTTSTTVPTSVP; via the coding sequence ATGCGTTTGACGGTGGCGATTCTCGCAGTGGTCGCGCTCGCGATCGTCGGGCGTTTCTTCGTCGACGACGTCATCGACTCGGCCGACATCCCCCGCGGTGTCGTGGTGGACGGCATCCCGGTCGGGAACACGGATCGCGACACCGCCGCGGCCCGCCTCGGCGCGCTCCGAGCCGATGCCGAGGTCACCCTCACCTTCGCCGACCAGAGTCGCACCCGCCCGCTCGCCGACTGGGGAGTCACGCTCGACGTCGACGCGACCCTCGACGCGGCCGAGGCGATGCGGGGCGGCGGTCTCGTCCGCTTCCTGCGCTGGAACGCCGCCGTGCTGCGCGACCGAACGGTCGACCCGATCTGGACCGTCGACCGCGACCTGCTGGCGGCCCAGTTCGACAGCGATGATCTCGGCATCGTGTTCGAGACCTCGACGATCGAGCTCGTCGACGGCCGCTTCGAGCCCGTGGAAAGCCAGACCGTGCCCCTCGTCGATGTCGACGGGCTCGCCGACGCCCTGCTCCTCGCCGTCGACGACCCGGCCTACGCCGAGATCGCGGTCCCCTCGCGGGGCGAGGACGAGATCCTCGGCGATTCCGCGCTCGCGGCGGCCGCCAACACCCTGACCGACACCGAACTCACCGTCGTCCTCGCCGGCCAGCTCCAGGCACACACGTTCGACTCCGCCACGCTGCGGGAGTGGCTCGACGTGGCCGGCGCGAACTCCAGCGGGGACTTCCGCTTCGATGCCGACCGGGTGCACGCGAGCGTGGCCGCGGCCTTTCCCGAGATCGGTGACCCGAACGCGCCGGGCGTGCAGTTCGCGATGGGCTTCGACGGCGAGCCGTGGATCCTGGGGGGCATCCCCGAGGCCGAGTGCTGCGCGGCCGACACCGCCGCGCGATTGTTCGAGCACCTCCTGGTCGGGCCGGACGAGCCGATCATCGTCTTCCCGTCCGAGCCGGAGGACGCCCAGGGCCTCAACTGGGCCCACGGGCTCGGGGTCACCGAGGTCGTCGGCGAGTTCACGACCTTCTACACACCGAACCAGACCCGCAACATCAACATCGCCCGCATCGCCGAGCTCACCCGCGGCGTCGTCATCGAGCCGGGGACGACGTTCTCCGTGAACGACTTCGTCGGGCGGCGCACCCGAGCCAACGGTTTCGTCTCGGCCGGCGTGATCAGCAACGGCGTCTTCAGCAGCTCCGTCGGCGGCGGGATCTCGCAGTACGCGACGACCCTCTTCAACGCGGCGTTCTTCGCCGGTCTCGACTTCGGCGAGTACCAGAGCCACTCGATCTACCTCGATCGCTATCCCTACGGCCGCGAGGCCACGGTCTCGTTCCCCGCGCCGGACCTCCAGATCCGCAACACGACGCCGCACGCCATCCTGTTGTGGCCCACGACCAACGCGGACTCGATCACCGTGCGCATGTACGGCACGCCCTATGTCGTCGGGGAGCAGACCGGCCAGACCAGCCGCAGCGAGGGTGCCGCCTGCACCCGGGTCACCACCGAGCGCACCCGCACCTGGCTCGAGGACGGCCGCACGGAGACCGACACCGTCACGGCCCGCTATCGCCCCGAGGGCATCTCGTGCAGCGGCGCCTCCACCCGGCCGACGACCACGACGACGACCACGTCGACCACGGTTCCGACGTCGGTTCCGTAG
- a CDS encoding wax ester/triacylglycerol synthase family O-acyltransferase produces the protein MSEVPADEPLSDLDALLWAVDDPRHRTTIAALARVDGRVDHDELGRRVDRTSRAVPRLRQRVTADASGRAMWTTDPAFDPDRHLDVVTVPDSSDDALARLVRDRVAQPLDRERPLWELTLVEGPPGDDCALLVTAHHAISDGVGGVAMMAALFDLDLDPDLDPDLGPGIAVEPVSREQSRQDPPPSITDRAWRLGETLGAAYRVLRPSEGEAVVAPARSAELDLRFLSLDLDDLRAAGARVGGTINTAFLTAVAIGLADHAAMTGRTPLRIGVPVSTRTHDCETGNYWSPTRIDVTLAAGAEPDSVAARLVADSARLRGDPIHELLPLAAAGLRLLPEQAAAAVFRAVSAGADVAASNVPGCPFPLRLCGRPVRELIPFGPLSGTAVNVTLLSYAGVAHIGIASDPAAITDPDALARDLRHAFTAVVKGS, from the coding sequence GTGAGCGAGGTCCCGGCCGACGAACCCCTGAGCGACCTCGACGCGCTCCTCTGGGCCGTGGACGACCCGAGACACCGCACGACGATCGCCGCGCTGGCGCGCGTCGACGGCCGGGTTGACCACGACGAGCTCGGCCGCCGCGTCGACCGGACGAGCCGCGCCGTGCCCCGGTTGCGTCAGCGGGTGACCGCGGACGCCTCCGGCCGGGCGATGTGGACGACGGATCCCGCGTTCGATCCCGACCGACACCTGGACGTCGTCACGGTTCCCGACAGCTCCGACGACGCCCTCGCCCGGCTCGTGCGCGACCGGGTGGCCCAGCCCCTCGACCGGGAGCGACCCCTGTGGGAGCTCACGCTCGTCGAGGGGCCGCCGGGTGACGACTGCGCCCTGCTGGTCACGGCCCACCACGCGATCAGCGACGGTGTCGGCGGGGTGGCGATGATGGCGGCGCTCTTCGACCTCGACCTCGACCCTGACCTCGATCCAGACCTCGGTCCGGGCATTGCGGTCGAGCCCGTCTCCCGCGAACAATCACGCCAGGACCCGCCCCCGTCGATCACCGATCGCGCCTGGCGGCTCGGCGAGACCCTGGGCGCCGCGTACCGGGTGCTCCGCCCGAGTGAGGGCGAGGCCGTCGTCGCGCCGGCTCGGTCCGCCGAACTCGACCTGCGCTTCCTCTCGCTCGATCTCGACGACCTGCGCGCCGCCGGTGCTCGGGTCGGCGGCACGATCAACACCGCGTTCCTGACCGCCGTCGCGATCGGCCTGGCCGACCACGCGGCGATGACGGGCCGCACCCCACTGCGGATCGGCGTCCCGGTCAGCACCCGCACCCACGACTGCGAGACGGGCAACTACTGGAGTCCGACGCGCATCGACGTGACGCTGGCCGCCGGGGCTGAGCCCGATTCGGTCGCCGCCCGCCTGGTGGCTGACTCGGCCCGCCTGCGGGGCGATCCGATCCACGAGCTGCTGCCGTTGGCGGCGGCGGGCCTCCGCCTCCTCCCCGAGCAGGCTGCGGCAGCCGTCTTCCGCGCCGTGTCGGCGGGCGCCGACGTGGCCGCGTCGAACGTGCCGGGGTGTCCGTTCCCCCTCCGCCTCTGTGGCCGCCCGGTCCGGGAACTGATCCCGTTCGGCCCCCTCAGCGGCACCGCGGTCAACGTGACGCTGCTCAGCTACGCCGGCGTGGCCCACATCGGCATCGCCTCCGATCCGGCGGCGATCACCGATCCGGATGCGCTGGCCCGCGACCTCCGCCACGCCTTCACCGCGGTGGTCAAGGGCAGCTGA
- a CDS encoding NAD(P)/FAD-dependent oxidoreductase — protein sequence MIDVETLIVGAGPAGTAAAIELARHGHEALVVDRATFPRDKCCGDGLTALALRELENLGLEPSEVESWRVVDEVVIRAPGGRERRYRLPDGPGYHAAVARRTDLDAALVDRAIEAGATVEQGVMLRDVTADDHAVTAEIDGLGTVRARHLIAADGMWSPVRKALGLRVDGYRGEWHAFRQYYENVSPRAGNELIVWFEKDLLPGYAWSFPLADGRANIGFGIQRGGAHAVGDMKQLWPDLLSRPHIREVLGPDAQPEEPHKAWPIPARVGRVPLVGPHTMFVGDAAAVTDPMTGEGIGQALLTGRLAAEAIMGDPESGGRDPVAAYEREVRRELVADDRMARVLIPLLARPLIARGALRLTGATDWTRRNFARWMFEDYPRAMVATPRRWHRGMFAGAGAFPARSTVSPDGRP from the coding sequence ATGATCGACGTCGAGACCCTCATCGTCGGAGCGGGGCCGGCCGGCACCGCGGCCGCGATCGAGCTCGCTCGCCACGGTCACGAGGCGCTCGTCGTCGACCGTGCCACCTTCCCGCGCGACAAGTGCTGCGGCGACGGGCTCACCGCCCTCGCCTTGCGCGAGCTCGAAAACCTCGGGCTCGAGCCCTCCGAGGTCGAGTCGTGGCGGGTCGTGGACGAGGTCGTCATCCGTGCCCCCGGCGGCCGGGAGCGGCGCTACCGGCTCCCGGACGGCCCGGGCTACCACGCCGCCGTCGCCCGGCGCACGGACCTCGACGCCGCCCTCGTCGACCGGGCGATCGAAGCCGGGGCCACCGTCGAACAGGGCGTCATGCTGCGCGACGTCACCGCCGACGACCACGCCGTCACCGCCGAGATCGACGGCCTCGGCACCGTGCGGGCCCGCCATCTGATCGCCGCCGACGGCATGTGGTCGCCGGTCCGCAAGGCGCTGGGCCTGCGGGTCGACGGCTACCGCGGCGAGTGGCACGCGTTCCGTCAGTACTACGAGAACGTCAGCCCCCGGGCCGGCAACGAGCTGATCGTCTGGTTCGAGAAGGACCTCCTGCCCGGCTACGCCTGGTCGTTCCCGCTCGCCGACGGACGGGCGAACATCGGGTTCGGCATCCAACGGGGCGGCGCCCACGCGGTCGGCGACATGAAACAGCTGTGGCCGGACCTGCTCTCGCGACCGCACATCCGCGAGGTCCTCGGGCCGGACGCCCAGCCGGAGGAGCCGCACAAGGCCTGGCCGATTCCCGCCCGCGTGGGCCGGGTTCCCCTGGTCGGGCCGCACACGATGTTCGTCGGTGACGCGGCCGCGGTGACCGACCCGATGACCGGCGAAGGCATCGGCCAGGCGCTGCTGACCGGGCGCCTCGCCGCCGAGGCGATCATGGGTGACCCCGAGAGCGGCGGGAGGGATCCGGTGGCCGCCTACGAACGGGAGGTCCGTCGCGAGCTCGTGGCGGACGACCGGATGGCGCGGGTGCTGATCCCGCTCCTCGCCCGCCCGCTCATCGCCCGGGGCGCCCTCAGGCTCACCGGCGCCACCGACTGGACCCGCCGGAACTTCGCCCGCTGGATGTTCGAGGACTACCCGCGGGCGATGGTCGCCACCCCGCGCCGCTGGCACCGCGGCATGTTCGCGGGTGCCGGCGCGTTCCCGGCCCGCTCTACAGTGAGCCCCGATGGCCGCCCCTGA
- a CDS encoding phosphatase PAP2 family protein: protein MAAPDHDDAAGTVDAIDAAVDVWWERLRGIPAVDRVYYAASEAADFSVLWHAAGVIQAIIEDDPKIAIGLSAALGVESALINGPVKSMFKRSRPVQDVPRPYALRQPRTSSFPSGHASAAMVAAALLSRHTGGAAWYGVAAIVATSRIHVRIHHASDVAGGLVMGAALGAIARRVIAG, encoded by the coding sequence ATGGCCGCCCCTGACCACGACGACGCCGCCGGCACGGTCGACGCGATCGACGCGGCCGTCGATGTCTGGTGGGAACGACTGCGGGGCATCCCGGCCGTCGACCGCGTGTACTACGCGGCGTCGGAAGCGGCCGACTTCTCCGTGCTCTGGCACGCGGCCGGCGTGATCCAGGCGATCATCGAGGACGACCCGAAGATCGCGATCGGCCTGAGCGCCGCCCTCGGCGTGGAGTCGGCCCTGATCAACGGGCCCGTGAAGTCGATGTTCAAGCGCAGCCGACCGGTACAGGACGTGCCTCGGCCCTACGCACTGCGCCAGCCCCGCACGAGCAGCTTCCCGAGCGGGCACGCGTCGGCGGCCATGGTCGCGGCCGCACTCCTGTCCCGCCACACGGGCGGGGCGGCCTGGTACGGCGTGGCCGCGATCGTCGCGACGAGCAGGATCCACGTGCGGATCCACCACGCGTCCGATGTCGCCGGTGGCCTCGTGATGGGCGCCGCGCTGGGGGCGATCGCCCGGCGGGTGATCGCCGGGTAG
- a CDS encoding uracil-DNA glycosylase family protein has product MSLDRQTAAVYEARAAAWATARVGKSVDAARRLVARLGVDHAPVLDLGCGPGYLTAALPSATIALDPAAAMLGLLRETLPNALAVQGEAGALPFATESLGGAVVNAVFVHIDRPHLPMALAELHRTLAVDAPVEIGMFGGDQDLTAMTTGDFAGRRFSLWQDDHLLDVYVGAGFAVDEHRHRETEHWPNLLSSLTRRRSLPDTVGPGMRLLVCGLNPSLHAADMGVGFGRGGNRFWPAALAAGIVTVDRDPRHALREHGIGMTDLVKRATPRADELDRREYVDGLARLERLCAWLRPEAVCMVGLSGWRAAADRKATAGWQDRTLGGSPVYVMPSTSGLNAHAQLPDLTQHLRAAAAGR; this is encoded by the coding sequence GTGAGCCTCGATCGCCAGACCGCCGCCGTCTACGAAGCGCGGGCCGCAGCGTGGGCGACGGCCCGGGTCGGGAAGTCCGTCGATGCCGCACGACGTCTGGTGGCCCGTCTCGGGGTCGACCACGCTCCGGTGCTCGATCTCGGATGCGGGCCCGGCTATCTCACGGCCGCGCTCCCGTCAGCCACGATCGCCCTCGACCCCGCCGCCGCCATGCTCGGCCTGCTGCGCGAGACACTGCCGAACGCCCTCGCCGTGCAGGGCGAGGCGGGTGCCTTGCCCTTCGCCACCGAGTCACTCGGCGGCGCCGTCGTCAACGCCGTCTTCGTGCACATCGATCGACCCCACCTGCCGATGGCGTTGGCGGAGCTCCACCGGACCCTCGCCGTGGATGCGCCGGTCGAGATCGGGATGTTCGGCGGCGACCAGGATCTGACCGCGATGACGACCGGCGACTTCGCCGGTCGTCGCTTCTCGTTGTGGCAGGACGACCACCTGCTCGACGTCTATGTCGGCGCCGGCTTCGCGGTGGACGAGCACCGCCACCGCGAGACCGAACACTGGCCCAACCTGTTGAGCAGTCTCACCCGACGCCGCTCGCTCCCGGACACGGTCGGGCCCGGGATGCGGCTCCTCGTGTGCGGCCTGAACCCGAGCCTCCACGCGGCAGACATGGGCGTCGGGTTCGGCCGGGGCGGCAACCGCTTCTGGCCGGCCGCACTCGCCGCCGGGATCGTCACGGTCGATCGCGACCCACGCCACGCGCTGCGCGAGCACGGCATCGGCATGACGGACCTCGTGAAGCGGGCCACGCCGCGAGCCGACGAACTCGACCGGCGGGAGTATGTGGACGGGCTCGCCCGGCTGGAGCGGCTGTGCGCGTGGCTCCGGCCCGAGGCCGTGTGCATGGTGGGGTTGTCCGGCTGGCGCGCCGCCGCGGACCGTAAGGCAACGGCGGGCTGGCAGGACCGCACACTCGGCGGGTCACCGGTCTACGTCATGCCGTCGACGAGCGGCCTCAACGCACATGCGCAGTTGCCGGACCTGACCCAGCATCTGCGAGCGGCGGCCGCGGGGCGCTAG
- a CDS encoding LLM class F420-dependent oxidoreductase produces MSDSASSDPHPSARYGMTVPFDGMPLHAQRDRFQRLEALGYTDLWSAEAMGADGLTPLALGSVWTPSMRLGTAILPAYTRGPALMAQSAAGMASAAPGRFVLGIGSSSNVIVERWNGIPFEEPYKQTRDMVRFVKAALTGEKITEDYDSFSVKGFRLGLVPEQPVPVLVAALREGMLRMAGRESDGAIVNWLSAENVRTVAAVVKEQNPDAEIVARIFVAPTTDAESARSTGKFAAAAYLNVPVYKAFHEWMGRGDDLGEHWEQWAAGDRQGALEKIPDHIIDELIVHGSYDECRAHLQRYIDNGITCPAIALMPFPGVDIDEAIQGLAPSR; encoded by the coding sequence ATGTCTGATTCTGCGAGCTCCGATCCGCACCCGTCCGCTCGATACGGCATGACGGTGCCCTTCGACGGGATGCCCCTCCATGCCCAGCGGGACCGGTTCCAGCGCTTGGAGGCGCTCGGCTACACGGATCTGTGGTCGGCCGAGGCGATGGGGGCCGACGGGCTGACCCCGCTCGCGCTGGGCTCGGTGTGGACGCCCTCCATGCGGCTCGGCACCGCGATCCTGCCGGCCTACACCCGCGGTCCGGCCCTGATGGCGCAGTCGGCGGCGGGCATGGCGTCCGCGGCCCCGGGGCGTTTCGTCCTCGGCATCGGCTCGTCGTCGAACGTCATCGTCGAACGCTGGAACGGGATACCGTTCGAGGAGCCCTACAAGCAGACTCGCGACATGGTGCGGTTCGTGAAGGCTGCGCTCACCGGCGAGAAGATCACCGAGGACTACGACAGCTTCTCCGTGAAGGGCTTCCGCCTCGGTCTCGTCCCGGAGCAGCCGGTCCCGGTCCTCGTGGCGGCCCTGCGTGAGGGGATGCTGCGGATGGCCGGGCGGGAGTCCGACGGGGCGATCGTGAACTGGCTGTCCGCGGAGAACGTGCGCACGGTCGCCGCGGTGGTCAAGGAACAGAACCCGGATGCCGAGATCGTCGCCCGCATCTTCGTCGCCCCGACGACCGACGCCGAGTCCGCCCGCAGCACCGGCAAGTTCGCGGCGGCCGCGTACCTCAACGTGCCCGTCTACAAGGCCTTCCACGAGTGGATGGGCCGCGGCGACGATCTGGGCGAACACTGGGAGCAGTGGGCCGCCGGCGATCGCCAGGGCGCGCTCGAGAAGATCCCCGACCACATCATCGACGAGCTGATCGTCCACGGCAGCTACGACGAGTGCCGGGCCCACCTCCAGCGCTACATCGACAACGGCATCACCTGCCCCGCGATCGCGCTGATGCCGTTCCCGGGTGTCGACATCGACGAGGCCATCCAGGGGCTTGCGCCGAGTCGCTAG
- a CDS encoding thermonuclease family protein — translation MTRLVPFVIAALLFGACTDPEPAEPAAPLTPATVPDQTSLAPNATVERVVDGDTIVADIDGRSERVRLLGIDTPESVAENRPDQCYGEEASDYLKALLPEGAAITLILDEEARDQYDRLLAYVVRSSDDLFVNLDLIEQGYAGVLIYDPNDHYESLFRSAEREAVAAGVGLWTVCGGPDVPLE, via the coding sequence GTGACTCGTCTCGTGCCGTTCGTGATCGCCGCCCTGCTCTTCGGCGCGTGCACGGACCCGGAGCCGGCCGAGCCGGCAGCACCACTCACGCCGGCCACGGTGCCCGACCAGACGTCGTTGGCGCCCAATGCCACCGTCGAACGAGTCGTCGACGGTGACACGATCGTGGCCGACATCGACGGACGGTCCGAGCGGGTGCGGCTCCTGGGCATCGACACCCCGGAGTCGGTGGCGGAGAACCGCCCGGACCAGTGCTACGGCGAGGAAGCGAGCGACTATCTGAAGGCCCTGCTGCCGGAGGGTGCCGCGATCACGCTGATCCTCGACGAGGAGGCGCGTGATCAGTACGACCGGCTCCTCGCCTACGTCGTGCGCAGCAGCGACGATCTCTTCGTCAACCTCGATCTGATCGAGCAGGGCTACGCGGGCGTGCTGATCTACGACCCCAACGACCACTACGAGTCGTTGTTCCGTTCGGCGGAGCGCGAGGCCGTCGCGGCCGGGGTCGGGCTGTGGACCGTGTGCGGCGGCCCCGACGTTCCGCTGGAGTAG
- a CDS encoding ChbG/HpnK family deacetylase: METTAEALGHPADAKLLILSADLLGSTHAATAGGFTALREGMATTATVMMPGPWSRYAADRDEGADIGVHLTLNSQLDCYRWGPLTAAPSLLDGDGGFPRTADDLWDHADLDEVRRECRAQLERARLWGFDVTHLSTHMGTLQQRPEFFDVLLDIAYDAELPVRLESGDAEDRAGFPFRRLAAEEGVLLPDHFTLVRGGARDHLDATLASLESGVTVVAFEPAIAAEELRAIDPDASSRMDDLDVLTDRGLGDRIAATGATLIGFREMRDAQRARR, encoded by the coding sequence GTGGAAACCACCGCGGAGGCACTCGGGCACCCGGCCGACGCCAAGCTCCTGATCCTCAGCGCGGATCTGCTCGGCTCGACCCACGCCGCGACCGCCGGTGGGTTCACCGCCCTTCGTGAGGGCATGGCCACCACGGCGACGGTGATGATGCCGGGCCCGTGGTCGCGCTACGCCGCCGACCGCGACGAGGGCGCGGACATCGGCGTGCACCTCACCCTCAACAGCCAGCTCGACTGCTACCGCTGGGGACCGCTCACCGCTGCGCCGAGCCTGCTCGACGGCGACGGCGGCTTCCCGCGAACGGCGGACGACCTCTGGGACCACGCGGATCTCGACGAGGTGCGCCGCGAATGCCGCGCCCAACTCGAACGGGCCCGACTGTGGGGGTTCGACGTCACCCACCTCTCGACCCACATGGGCACGCTCCAACAGCGCCCCGAGTTCTTCGACGTGCTGCTCGACATCGCCTACGACGCCGAGCTCCCCGTGCGGCTGGAGAGCGGCGACGCCGAGGACCGGGCCGGGTTCCCCTTCCGCCGTCTCGCCGCGGAGGAGGGCGTGCTCCTGCCCGACCACTTCACCCTCGTGCGGGGCGGCGCCCGCGACCATCTCGATGCCACCCTCGCCTCCCTGGAGTCGGGCGTCACCGTCGTCGCATTCGAGCCCGCCATCGCCGCCGAGGAGCTACGGGCGATCGACCCGGACGCGTCGAGCCGCATGGACGATCTCGATGTGTTGACCGACCGCGGCCTGGGCGATCGGATCGCCGCGACCGGAGCAACCCTCATCGGCTTCCGCGAGATGCGCGACGCCCAACGGGCCCGACGCTGA
- a CDS encoding SCP2 sterol-binding domain-containing protein, giving the protein MNIFDDDWLAAATDALGALPEQAGASAVIDYVIAGAPDGKTTIGVTLTEGRVTAMQIGKSADPDLVISLKYDVALALLTGEMTGDAGYMNGAIKVEGAHERWMLELRPVRNAVAEALAPVMAVTET; this is encoded by the coding sequence GTGAACATCTTCGACGACGACTGGCTCGCCGCCGCGACCGACGCGCTCGGCGCGCTCCCGGAGCAGGCCGGTGCCTCCGCGGTGATCGACTATGTGATCGCCGGCGCCCCCGACGGCAAGACCACGATCGGCGTCACCCTCACCGAGGGCCGGGTCACGGCGATGCAGATCGGCAAGTCCGCCGACCCCGACCTCGTGATCTCGCTCAAGTACGACGTGGCGCTCGCTCTGCTCACCGGCGAGATGACCGGCGACGCCGGTTACATGAACGGCGCCATCAAGGTCGAGGGCGCCCACGAGCGATGGATGCTCGAACTGCGCCCGGTGCGCAACGCCGTCGCCGAGGCGCTCGCCCCGGTGATGGCCGTCACCGAGACCTGA
- the mca gene encoding mycothiol conjugate amidase Mca, translating into MDAPLCLLSIHAHPDDEASKGASTVAKYHAEGVHTVLVCCTGGEEGDILNPAMDRDEVRANLGQVRLEELAAAAEVIGYETVHMLGYRDSGMAESDANAHPECFAMAPLDEAVDRLVATIRAERPQVVITYPDDQGTYQHPDHLRVHDITHPAVDAAADPDHRPDLGQPWQVTKVYYSSWSRARLEARHQAFLDLGLESPYDDRWFSRPDQDDSITTKVPVEGFTDARRDGLLAHATQIDPESTFWFGLPADVERTLYTVDDYRLAFGPGPADGEIETDLFAGIRSEAAAP; encoded by the coding sequence ATGGACGCCCCGCTCTGCCTGCTGTCGATCCACGCGCACCCCGACGACGAGGCGTCGAAGGGGGCGAGCACGGTCGCGAAGTACCACGCCGAAGGCGTGCACACGGTGCTGGTGTGCTGCACCGGCGGCGAGGAGGGCGACATCCTCAACCCGGCGATGGACCGCGACGAGGTGCGGGCCAACCTCGGCCAGGTGCGGCTCGAGGAGCTCGCCGCCGCCGCCGAGGTGATCGGCTACGAAACCGTCCACATGCTCGGCTACCGCGACTCGGGCATGGCCGAGTCCGACGCCAACGCCCACCCCGAGTGCTTCGCCATGGCGCCGCTCGACGAGGCGGTCGACCGCCTCGTCGCCACGATCCGCGCCGAGCGCCCTCAGGTCGTCATCACCTACCCGGACGACCAGGGCACGTACCAGCACCCCGATCATCTCCGGGTCCACGACATCACCCACCCGGCGGTGGACGCGGCGGCGGACCCGGACCACCGCCCCGACCTCGGCCAACCGTGGCAGGTGACGAAGGTGTACTACTCGAGCTGGTCGCGGGCCCGGCTCGAAGCCCGCCACCAGGCGTTCCTGGATCTCGGCCTCGAGTCGCCCTACGACGATCGCTGGTTCTCGCGTCCGGACCAGGACGATTCCATCACCACCAAGGTGCCCGTCGAGGGCTTCACCGACGCCCGCCGCGACGGTCTCCTCGCCCACGCCACCCAGATCGACCCGGAATCCACGTTCTGGTTCGGGCTGCCGGCCGACGTGGAACGCACCCTGTACACGGTCGACGACTATCGGCTCGCGTTCGGCCCCGGCCCGGCGGACGGCGAGATCGAGACCGACCTGTTCGCCGGTATCCGCAGTGAGGCTGCCGCGCCGTGA